DNA from Candidatus Bathyarchaeia archaeon:
GGCCCCGCCAACTCGGCTTACGTTCATCCATTTTCGCTCCGTCAAAACCAATAAAAATTCGCCTAAACGTACATTTTATTTTACTCGACCTATTTCAGCTCCTCTCTCCTCTAAAAGTCGAAGATCTTTAAGGCGTAGGGGATTCCCAGAAATGTTCAGTCCCAGAATGAGCGGGTCCTGGCGTACAGCCTTTCAGCCCTTAATATGTTCATGTAGAATTCTTCCTCGCTTTTAACCGGAGATTTAAGAATTCTAGCGGCCATCGTGGGTCCAACGCCGTGGCCAGCCAAGGCCACCGCAGCCCTTTTCCCATATATCTGTATGAGACTGGCGGATCTCCAACCTCTCATCCAGGTGGCTTGCTCTTCCACGCTGAGCTTTCCTCCCCTTAGCTTCTTCTTAACCGCTTTCATCAAGTCCACGTCGTTAGGATGGACCGCGGCTATCAGCGTGGACCTACATTTCGGGCATCGTATGACCGTTGGCAGATTTCCCACAACCCTTACACCTTCCCAGTCGCCTTTATGCATGCAAACCAGCTTTACGGTCGCTGACGTTAACCTCTCCTCTACGATGGAGGGGACGGGCTTCTCGGAGACGAGGGGCCTTAATAGACCATGGGGGACCAGTTTATCCAGCATGGGGGCCGCTAGTGGCGACGGCTCCTTCGCGTATTCCAAGTCTACCCTTATCCTTCCCTCGTTGATCAGGCCGATTACAGTTTCGGTTCCCGGGAGGTCAAGTTTTTCACCGTAAACCTCCTTCACCGCCTCCTGGAGGATGACGGACCCCCTAAAAACGTCCACGAGCATTCTCGCTTTCATCGGCTTGTAATCAGCCTTCTTCTCCACGACTCCGAACCGCCTAGCGACATGCCAATGCCTCCAAGTAAGCATCTCCGAGTCTTCGATAGCGGAGTCTAGGATGGGCTTCACATCCTCTACGCGGATGCTGGTTAACATTTCCTTGACGACGACGGGGTTAACCGGGTGGGGGCAAGTTATTCCGATGCGGTACGGGTCCACTTGATAGGTGAAGTTTACGCCATACCTTGACTTTAAAAGCGAAGTAAGCATTAAGGCCAGGGTTTCGTTCACCCTGTTTCCGTAGCATGCGTGCACAACCAATATGTTTTCGTATCGTTCTACCAGTATCCTATTATGAGTGGGAAGGCCGTGTCGTTTAGCCTGGTCCCGAAGAGCTTCCACAACCTTCCTCGCCGCTCCCTCGTTAAGGTTAAGCTCAGCCTTCAACTCTTCCACTATCACGGAGGCGTCTAGTTCGGCTTCAATCCTGTCGGCGACGCGCTCCCTTAGCTGACCAACCCTTAAAGCCGTCTTGAAGTCCACGGGGATGATTTCGCCTTCCCAGCTGGGGATGGCCTCCAGCGTCGGCGGGGAGGGCTCAACCTCAACCTTCAGGTTTTCATCGTCCCTGTTAATGACCGTCCACGTATGCCCATGCATGATGATTTTAACGTTTGGATGACATCTTTTAACAGCGAACTCTTGATCCAGGGTTCCGATCCTTCTTTTACCTATGAAATCGTATACGTCGTATCTTTTAACATCCGGGATGACGGAGAGGTTTTCATAATAGTATCTATGGGCTCTAGGAGGCTTTGGGTATACGGATTCACCCCTGACCCTCACGAGCCCCAGCTTCTCCATCTGCGACAGGACACCTTGAAGCTCTTCAACCGTTAAACTCCGGTAGGGGTAGGCTCGCTTAACGACCCTGTAAATTTCATCCATGGTCAACCTTCCCTTATCCAACGTTAACCCCACTATTTGATGCGCCAACACGTCGTAGGGACTCTCAGGTATTTCAGGGGGCTCCAAGTCTTCCTCCCCAGCTCTCTGGACGATAACCGCGGCTTCGAGGATGTCGTCGGCCCAACTTGCGATGATCCTTCCCCTGGGAACCGCCTCCACGCTGTGGCCGCTTCTTCCGACGCGTTGAACCAGCCTAACGGCTTGTCTAGGGGACAGATAATGAACGACGAGGTCAACGGTTCCTACATCTATCCCCAACTCCAGGGAAGAGGTGCATACGATTCCTTTAACTTCTCCTTCCAGAAACCCCCTCTCAGCCTCCTCCCTCAACTCCCTAGACAGCGATCCATGGTGAACCTTGATGGGAACTTCCGGGTTTAACGCCTTCATCATCGACCCTATAGCCTCGGCGTGCTCCCGTGTGTTGGAGAAAATTAGGGTGGATTGGCTTTTCGACGTCAACTCCAAGATCCTTTTAACCTTGCTGACGTAGGATGCTGGAACACCGATCCTTTCGCCTTCTTCGACGTCGCTTCTATCAGGGTAGTTGAACTCCACTGAAACGTCTCGCATCTTGACTTCAGGCGACTTGACGACTTCTACGGCCCTATTCGCTCCCGCCAGAAAGGACGCTACGGTCTCCGGTTCGCCGACTGTGGCTGACAGCCCTATCCTCTGGTACTCCTCCCCTGTAAGGTCTCTAAGCCGCTCTAAGGCCAATGAGAGCTGAACACCCCTTTTATCCATCGCCAACTCATGTATCTCGTCCACGACCACCCATCTAACCGCTTTAAGGTGCTTCCTCAACCTCTTGCCTGGAAGAATGGCCTGCAGGGTTTCCGGGGTGGTGATCAACATGTCGGGAGGATGCTTGGCCTGCGTTTCCCTAACCTTGATCGACGTGTCCCCATGCCTTACCTGAACGTCTATTCCCAACTCGCTTCCCAGCGCCATAACCCTTCGGTAGATGTCCCGGTTAAGCGCCCTGAGAGGTGTGACGTAAAGAATCTTTACACCCCTTTCCCTAAACTCGCCTCCCTGTCTACGGGATAAAAACATGTCAAACACGGGAAGAACAGCGGCGAGGGTTTTTCCCGTGCCCGTAGGCGCTATCAGGAGCACGTTCCGGCCTTCAAGAATCCTCGGTATCGCCAACCTCTGGATAACGCTGGCTCGTTCAATTCCCGATCTAGCCAAATGGTTTAGCAGAGGCCTCTGCAGTAATGTGAAGACTTGATCCAAGAACCCGCACACCAAGGATGCTTGAGTACATGTAGAAGGAAAGGCTCTAAAACTTTTCTGAGAACTTGGCAAGAACCTTTTTAAATCGCGGTTTATAAAAACAGCTTCGTGATTCAGGCGTATGGTAGTTGCCTTCGTATTAGTTAACGCCGAGCTGGGGTTCGAGGAGGAAGTCCTGAAAGAGGCTTTGAAGGTGGAGGGGGTTAAGGAAGCCCATCTCCTCTACGGCCTATACGACCTCATAATTAAAGTTGAAGCGGAAAGCGTTGACAAAATAAAGAGCATAGTGAACAATAAAATCAGGAAGCTGGAAAAGATCAGGTCAACTTTAACGATGATCTCCTCTTAGAAGCGTCAACCCGTCAGCCAAATTGACTTGGGGTCCATGTTGAGGAACCTGGAGTGGCTTAAACAAAGGATACTGGAAAAAATGGAGAACTTAACCATAGAGGAGCTTGAGAAGCTTATAGAAAAAAAGAAGAAGGGTTACTCAGGTTTCCTGTCCGACGAAGGCGCCCTCAGGATCATATGCCATGAGCTTCTCATACCGCTAGGTAAGGGTCGAGCCATCACCGATGAAACCCCCATAAAAAACCTCGTCGCAGGGTTAAATGACGTAAGCGTCGCGGGCAGGGTGGTCGCCGCCTGGCCGCCGAAGCAGTTTACCAAAGAAGACGGGTCCTCCGGATCCCTTACAAGACTCATATTAATTGATAAAACCGGTATGGTAACCTGCGTCGTCTGGAATCGAAACGATCCCCCACTAACGAAACCGGAGGAGTTAACCGGTAAACTAGTTAAAATTAACCATGGATACACTAAAACCAGTCGAATCGGTGAAGTGGAGCTCCACGTAGGGGACAGAGGGGTAATCACCATTTCCCCGAAAGACCTAGATGAAAAAGAGTATCCTAAAATAGAGGAAATAATTCGAAGCGTCAAGGAGATCGATGAAAAACTCAGTCGGGTAAACCTTCAACTCACCTTGAAATCTAACCCTACCCTGATAAGGTTTCCTAGGGATGACGGTGAGGGCCTCGTATCCAAGGTGAAGGCAGCCGATGAAACCGGTGAAATCACCGTGGTCGCATGGGACGAGGAGGCGGAAAACCTTTCTAAAACATCGATTGGAGACAAGATTCGAATAATAAACGGTAGGCTGAGAAAAGGGTTAAACGGTTCCCTAGAGGTCCACATCACGAAAAGCAGCCTCCTAACCCCACTAGGCAAAGATTAACCCAAACCTAAGCCTTACGCTAAACCGCGCACCTCAACCTAGGCCTTAGAAACGTTTAAAGACGGAGGCTGTTAACATCAAACCCTCGAAGGGCCTGTGATAGGGTGAGGGTTACAAGTGTTAAGGCTGAATCAAAGCTTATCGGTCGATGACGGATCAGCAGTTTCGCCTCAACCTTAATGAGGTTTTAAACGGATGGTGGAAAAGTCGACCCGCCAACCGCCCCTCTACCTAGCTTCACCGAAACTTTCTCGGAGTGAATGGACGGAGGCCGCGTAGCGTTTAAGCTATACAAGCAGTGTTACTTGGGCCGACTAAACATGGCCTCTTTAAAACGATTATAGGGGTGGATATTTAACCTCTACTTGCTTAGAGTGATCTCCATTATCGAAACGCTTATCTTTTCTCCGTTCTCCCTGGTAACCTCCTCCGAGCCGATGTTTATCGACTTTACTTTCAAGTCTTTCATGAACACCCTTCGAAGCATCTCCGTGACGTCCACGGCCCTCGAAATGGCTCTTCCCCTCGCCCTGAGGACGATTTCATTAACCCCCTGGTTCATTAAAGTCAAGCAGGCTACAACATAGTTCATTAAAGGCTTTTTACCAATCAGCACTTGATTTGTCTGACTCATACCCACCACCTATCTTTAAAGCCTTACTACCTTAGCCTAAACAGAATTTATAAGGCTAACTTTTAATTTTAGCTGTGTCCGCGTGATATGTAGGGTAAAGGTGGAGGAATCGTGGAGAAGCTGAAAAGCTTACACGTCGCTGTGGAGGAAATTTTGAGAAGATATGAACGAAGCCCCAAAGGCTGGAGGGTAACGGTGAGCAGGGATAGAGCTGGTCACCGCGACGTCATCGTCACCCATGGAACCCATGTCTGGTTGATTAAAGAACATGAAATAAATCCTTTTAAAAGCGTCGGGTTCGCGGCTGAAATGAAGGGGGCTAAGGAGGAGGGCTCGCCGATACCGGATTTCGGGCTACGCCCCGTACCTGACGACATGCTGTCGGAGAGCTTAGAGGCTGAAGGAGATCCTTCGCTGTTTTTAAGGATGTTAAAGAAGGTGTTAAAGCAGGAGCCGGTTCCTTTAAGCCAAGCCATGGGGTTACCGGTTCTTCAAGGACCCATAATGTACTCGCCGAGGCCTTTAGACCTCATATCGCAGAGGAGCCGTGAGCTAGATGTCAAACTGAAGAATGAGCTGGAAAGGATGCTGTTGAGAAAGTATCCTCAAACCATCGTTCCATACATGTGAATCGACTACACGGTGATCGATGAGCTTTCCTTCACCGTGCTGAAAACCATGCAGGTTAAGGTTTTCTCAATTCCTTTAACGGCCCTCAACTTGTCAACGACGAAGCGCCCCACTTCTTCGACGTCCCTAGCCCTAATTTTGATTAATAAATCCCAGTCTCCTGATATTATGTGAACCTCCTGAACCTCGGGGAAACGAGATATCTCGTCAGCGATCTCCCTTTGAGACAACGGCGCTTCAACCCTAGGGTGAATGTAGGCAACTGACGCCAGTATGAAGGCCACCGTGCCTCTGCTCAGCTTTCCACCGTCCAGAACGGCCTTGTAGCCTTTAATTAACCCCAGCTCCTCAAGCCTCTTAATCTTCGCGTAAACCGTCGTTATCGGGCTGCCAAGCTTGGAGGCCATTTCCTTAGTTGACATCTTACAGTTTTCCTGCATGAGCCTCAATATGGCTAAATCCTTTTCGTCAAGCTTCACGTCCAAGGGAAACCCCATAAACCATTTAATCCTCCTTGAAAAATAATAGTTTTTAGGGCAAGTCTATATAGCATCAGGCTTAAAGGCTTAACCATCGCGGAACGGTTCAGCGATGCGGAAAACCGAGAACCTAGGTTGGTTAGAAGGCGTCTACCTAGCCACGAAGGAAGCCAAGCTTTTACTGGATCCCGCGACGACTAAGATAGATGAAGACGCTTACGTTTTAATATCCCACGCCCACTCTGATCATACAACCGGGTTTACTTCACGCAACATCAAATACTCTACGATTGAAACAAAACGGATGTTCGAGGCGTTAAGGAGAATAAAGGTTAACCGGTTCCACCCCATTCGAATCGGTGAATCAGTACAGCTAGGGGACCTTAAGGTTGAGGCGTTAAATTCAGGCCACATATTAGGGTCTGCGCAGTTCCTAATAGAAACCCCTGAAAAGACAATACTCTACACAGGGGATATAAATTGCGTTGACACCCTCACCACAGAGGCCGCGGATCCCGTTAAATGCGATACCTTAATCATCGAAGGCACCTATGGGGATCCAGCCTACCGGTTTCCCTCTAGAGAAACCGTATACGATCAGATAGTTAACTGGGCGATTAAAGCGGTGAAAAAGAACAGAACACCTATTTTACACGTTTACGCGACGGGTAAAGCCCAGGAAGTCGTAAAGCTGTTCAACGAGTACACGACCCTGCCTGTGGCCGTGGACAACAGGGTTGCCTTAGTTAATAAGGTGTTCAACGAGCATAAGCACGGTGAATCAGGATTGCGGTATCTAAGGTTTGAAACCGGTGAGGAGCCCAATGTCCACGTAGAGGTAACCTCGAAGCCTCATGGATTGGTTAGCCGCTCCAATGCGGTGGTTGGTAGGGCAACTGGATGGGCGTTAACCGATCGGTTAAGCGACAGCTGCTTTCCGTTAAGCAGCCACGCTGACTTCTACCAGTTGTTGAAGTTTATCGAGGAAAGCTCAGCTAAAGAGGTTTATGTTTTCACTGGTTTCACCGACTCCTTCGCCGCGTACATCAAAAGGAAGGTGAAGGTGGAGGCTAAGCCCATACCTGTCGTAACGCAACGTAGGTTACTGGATTTCAGATGAACGGTGAATAATTTACTTCAACACGTAGGCTACAAGGCTTAACGCCACTAGGCCCGCGGCCATAAGGATGGCTAACTCAGGCCTGATCTTAATTCCTTCAGTTTCCTCTTCAAAGAACCTTAATAGGCCCGCGCTGGCCGCGGGCATGGGCGCCTCACTTCTACGTCTCTTCTCCCTTCTGCTCAAAGAAAACCCCGCCACGAACGTTCGATGCGTCTTACGAAAACATTGCCCCCAGTTTATTTAAATGTTAAGTATTCATAGGCTAGGCGGGTGGAATCAAACGCGAAATGAATTTTCTGGAAACCTTTCCTAAACTCCACCACGTCTTTTTTGACGGTTTCAGGATCCTCCCCATCCACGACCACCCTCTTCATCAACTCAGCTATATCCTGCATGTCGCCCTCCCTCATGCCCAGCCTAGTGCACTCCGATAAACCAACCCTTATACCCCCAGGGGCGTCGAAGTGCCTTCCAAATTTAAGGTCGTATGGGAGGAGGTTCCTGTTCACAATTATGTTAGCGTCCTCCAGCTTCTTCTCGATGGTTTTACCGTCCCCGTAAGCTGTGACGTCTATTATTAAAACATGGGAGGCGGTGAAACCCTTCTTCTCGCCCAAGACCTTAAATCCCCTTTCATACAGGGCTTGACCCAGAGCTTTAGCGTTGTTAACCACCTGCTTCGCGTATTCCCGGCCATACTCAAGCATCTCAGCGAAGGCGACGGCTTTCCCGGCTAGGTGGTGAAGGTGGTGGTTGCTTACGTTCCCTGGAAAGGTAGCCTTCTTTATCTTTTCAGCGTATCTTTCCCATGAAAGGACGACCCCCCCTTGAGGGCCGAAAAGGGTTTTATGAGTGCTCCCTGTAACTATGTCAGCCCCCTCTCTTAACGGGTCTTGGAAGACGTTGCCGGCTATCAGC
Protein-coding regions in this window:
- a CDS encoding DEAD/DEAH box helicase; the encoded protein is MDQVFTLLQRPLLNHLARSGIERASVIQRLAIPRILEGRNVLLIAPTGTGKTLAAVLPVFDMFLSRRQGGEFRERGVKILYVTPLRALNRDIYRRVMALGSELGIDVQVRHGDTSIKVRETQAKHPPDMLITTPETLQAILPGKRLRKHLKAVRWVVVDEIHELAMDKRGVQLSLALERLRDLTGEEYQRIGLSATVGEPETVASFLAGANRAVEVVKSPEVKMRDVSVEFNYPDRSDVEEGERIGVPASYVSKVKRILELTSKSQSTLIFSNTREHAEAIGSMMKALNPEVPIKVHHGSLSRELREEAERGFLEGEVKGIVCTSSLELGIDVGTVDLVVHYLSPRQAVRLVQRVGRSGHSVEAVPRGRIIASWADDILEAAVIVQRAGEEDLEPPEIPESPYDVLAHQIVGLTLDKGRLTMDEIYRVVKRAYPYRSLTVEELQGVLSQMEKLGLVRVRGESVYPKPPRAHRYYYENLSVIPDVKRYDVYDFIGKRRIGTLDQEFAVKRCHPNVKIIMHGHTWTVINRDDENLKVEVEPSPPTLEAIPSWEGEIIPVDFKTALRVGQLRERVADRIEAELDASVIVEELKAELNLNEGAARKVVEALRDQAKRHGLPTHNRILVERYENILVVHACYGNRVNETLALMLTSLLKSRYGVNFTYQVDPYRIGITCPHPVNPVVVKEMLTSIRVEDVKPILDSAIEDSEMLTWRHWHVARRFGVVEKKADYKPMKARMLVDVFRGSVILQEAVKEVYGEKLDLPGTETVIGLINEGRIRVDLEYAKEPSPLAAPMLDKLVPHGLLRPLVSEKPVPSIVEERLTSATVKLVCMHKGDWEGVRVVGNLPTVIRCPKCRSTLIAAVHPNDVDLMKAVKKKLRGGKLSVEEQATWMRGWRSASLIQIYGKRAAVALAGHGVGPTMAARILKSPVKSEEEFYMNILRAERLYARTRSFWD
- a CDS encoding Lrp/AsnC family transcriptional regulator; translation: MVVAFVLVNAELGFEEEVLKEALKVEGVKEAHLLYGLYDLIIKVEAESVDKIKSIVNNKIRKLEKIRSTLTMISS
- a CDS encoding OB-fold nucleic acid binding domain-containing protein yields the protein MRNLEWLKQRILEKMENLTIEELEKLIEKKKKGYSGFLSDEGALRIICHELLIPLGKGRAITDETPIKNLVAGLNDVSVAGRVVAAWPPKQFTKEDGSSGSLTRLILIDKTGMVTCVVWNRNDPPLTKPEELTGKLVKINHGYTKTSRIGEVELHVGDRGVITISPKDLDEKEYPKIEEIIRSVKEIDEKLSRVNLQLTLKSNPTLIRFPRDDGEGLVSKVKAADETGEITVVAWDEEAENLSKTSIGDKIRIINGRLRKGLNGSLEVHITKSSLLTPLGKD
- the albA gene encoding DNA-binding protein Alba; this encodes MSQTNQVLIGKKPLMNYVVACLTLMNQGVNEIVLRARGRAISRAVDVTEMLRRVFMKDLKVKSINIGSEEVTRENGEKISVSIMEITLSK
- a CDS encoding Lrp/AsnC family transcriptional regulator — translated: MGFPLDVKLDEKDLAILRLMQENCKMSTKEMASKLGSPITTVYAKIKRLEELGLIKGYKAVLDGGKLSRGTVAFILASVAYIHPRVEAPLSQREIADEISRFPEVQEVHIISGDWDLLIKIRARDVEEVGRFVVDKLRAVKGIEKTLTCMVFSTVKESSSITV
- a CDS encoding MBL fold metallo-hydrolase, with protein sequence MRKTENLGWLEGVYLATKEAKLLLDPATTKIDEDAYVLISHAHSDHTTGFTSRNIKYSTIETKRMFEALRRIKVNRFHPIRIGESVQLGDLKVEALNSGHILGSAQFLIETPEKTILYTGDINCVDTLTTEAADPVKCDTLIIEGTYGDPAYRFPSRETVYDQIVNWAIKAVKKNRTPILHVYATGKAQEVVKLFNEYTTLPVAVDNRVALVNKVFNEHKHGESGLRYLRFETGEEPNVHVEVTSKPHGLVSRSNAVVGRATGWALTDRLSDSCFPLSSHADFYQLLKFIEESSAKEVYVFTGFTDSFAAYIKRKVKVEAKPIPVVTQRRLLDFR
- a CDS encoding preprotein translocase subunit Sec61beta — its product is MSRREKRRRSEAPMPAASAGLLRFFEEETEGIKIRPELAILMAAGLVALSLVAYVLK
- the glyA gene encoding serine hydroxymethyltransferase codes for the protein MNPRECYEKVFNLIKEHHRWFSESIPLIASENVPSPAVREAIGCDFGNRYAEGWPGERVYAGCVYIDQVELLCIDLAKKLFNAEFADVRPVSGVCANLVAYTVFTNPGDLLMALSIPTGGHVSYGKMELGGTAGAVRGLKLTYLPFDEEEMNVDVDKTKEKIEELKKKGEPLKLVMFGASVFPFPHPVRELSEVIHDAGANVCYDAAHVLGLIAGNVFQDPLREGADIVTGSTHKTLFGPQGGVVLSWERYAEKIKKATFPGNVSNHHLHHLAGKAVAFAEMLEYGREYAKQVVNNAKALGQALYERGFKVLGEKKGFTASHVLIIDVTAYGDGKTIEKKLEDANIIVNRNLLPYDLKFGRHFDAPGGIRVGLSECTRLGMREGDMQDIAELMKRVVVDGEDPETVKKDVVEFRKGFQKIHFAFDSTRLAYEYLTFK